The segment CACGGCGATGCTCTGCTACGTCACGCCGAAAGAGCACCTGGGGCTGCCGAACAAGCAGGATGTGAAAGCGGGCGTCATCGCCTACAAGATCGCGGCGCACGCGGCGGATGTCGCCAAGGGCCACCCGGGCGCGCAGGAGTGGGACGACGTTCTCACACGGGCGCGTTACGAGTTCCGCTGGGAGGATCAGTTCAACCTGGCTCTCGATCCCGGCACCGCGCGGCGCTATCACGATGAAACGCTCCCGGCCGACGGCGCCAAAAGCGCGCACTTCTGCTCGATGTGCGGGCCGTCGTTTTGCGCCTATCGCATCAGCCAGGACGCGCACGCGGCCTTCGACGAGGCGGGCGGCGAACCGGACGAAGCGCCCGCCGCGGCCGGCGGCGCGAACGGGTAGGGCGTCTCCATGCTGCTGCGCGTGAACGGCGAGAATCTTTCCATCGCGGACGAAGCGACGCTCGAGGACGTCCTCGCGCAGCTATCCATCCCCGCGACGCACATCGCCGTCGAGCGCAACGGCGAGTTGGTCGAGGACGAACCGCGAGCGTGC is part of the bacterium genome and harbors:
- the thiS gene encoding sulfur carrier protein ThiS codes for the protein MLLRVNGENLSIADEATLEDVLAQLSIPATHIAVERNGELVEDEPRACRLENGDRLEIVRFVGGG